From Gammaproteobacteria bacterium, one genomic window encodes:
- a CDS encoding TonB-dependent receptor has translation ADILRARFSREAMSGPITAVHAEVYQSWVNHLMDNYSLRTPPSPMMMMKAPSTSRTSGGNFKLDMPIAGTTWTVGVDMLNNDKDANRYNVSSGSNVLNSVLWPGVSIYQTGLFAQSGLIPLNKDNGFKIGLRYDYVSADASRANVKPAGMAWSPNQLYTAYYGTTAEKKDENNIGGLLRFEHAVSNGVLYAGYARSVRTADATERYIASNSMTPDGRWVGNPDLRPEKHNQFEAGAKLGRGKLAVNGSVFYDQVQDFILRDRFHSTDPTLGNATIYRNVGAQLYGTNLGAVWKPVRGWKAGFNMSYVAATNTDDNRPIAQIPPLGGDVSLEYRPGRWYAGGKMIWNATQTRVDDNPNTGSGLDVGQTPGWSIMNVYGGVAVTRHVMARAGIDNLFNRNYANHLNKASAFDVTQVQVNEPGRVAWVRLSAQF, from the coding sequence GCCGACATCCTGCGCGCGCGCTTCAGCCGCGAGGCCATGAGCGGCCCGATCACCGCGGTGCACGCCGAGGTCTATCAGTCCTGGGTCAACCACCTGATGGACAACTACAGCCTGCGCACTCCGCCCAGCCCGATGATGATGATGAAAGCGCCGTCCACCTCGCGCACGTCGGGCGGCAACTTCAAGCTCGACATGCCGATTGCCGGCACCACCTGGACCGTGGGCGTGGACATGCTGAACAACGACAAGGACGCCAACCGCTACAACGTCAGCAGCGGCAGCAACGTGCTCAACTCCGTGCTGTGGCCCGGCGTTTCCATTTATCAGACCGGCCTGTTCGCTCAGTCCGGGCTGATCCCGCTGAACAAGGACAACGGTTTCAAGATCGGCCTGCGCTATGACTACGTCAGCGCCGATGCCAGCCGCGCCAACGTCAAACCCGCCGGCATGGCCTGGAGTCCCAACCAGCTCTACACCGCGTACTACGGCACCACGGCCGAGAAAAAGGATGAGAACAACATCGGCGGACTGCTGCGCTTCGAGCATGCCGTCAGCAACGGTGTGCTGTACGCCGGTTACGCACGCAGCGTGCGCACCGCGGACGCCACCGAGCGCTACATCGCATCCAACTCCATGACCCCGGACGGTCGCTGGGTCGGCAACCCCGACCTGCGGCCCGAAAAGCACAACCAGTTCGAAGCCGGCGCCAAGCTCGGCCGCGGCAAACTGGCCGTGAACGGTTCGGTGTTCTACGACCAGGTGCAGGACTTCATTCTGCGTGATCGCTTCCACAGCACCGATCCCACCCTGGGCAACGCCACCATCTACCGAAACGTCGGCGCGCAGCTCTATGGCACCAACCTGGGCGCGGTCTGGAAGCCCGTACGCGGCTGGAAGGCCGGCTTCAATATGTCATACGTCGCCGCCACCAACACCGACGACAACCGGCCCATCGCGCAGATCCCGCCGCTGGGCGGCGACGTCAGCCTCGAATATCGCCCGGGGCGCTGGTATGCCGGCGGCAAGATGATCTGGAACGCCACCCAGACCCGCGTGGACGACAACCCCAATACCGGCAGCGGCCTCGACGTCGGCCAGACGCCGGGCTGGAGCATAATGAACGTGTACGGCGGCGTGGCCGTCACCCGGCACGTCATGGCGCGCGCCGGCATCGACAACCTGTTCAATCGCAACTACGCGAACCACCTCAACAAGGCCAGCGCCTTCGACGTGACGCAGGTGCAGGTCAACGAGCCCGGACGGGTTGCCTGGGTGAGGTTGAGTGCGCAGTTTTAA